In one window of Candidatus Methylomirabilota bacterium DNA:
- a CDS encoding aldo/keto reductase produces the protein MSSPSSEDRLGRRELLQRGALAGLGMSLLPLRASAQPAPRGAGKVQRYVTLGRTGMQISDISFGGSRLGAGEGDVVRHALDRGINYFDIADSYRGGDSETTVGEALRGKRDRVYLASKTYTGPSDRRDSMMRSLEQSLRRLRTDYVDVYFNHAVNDLERLKNPEWHEFTVRAKQQGKIRFVGMSGHAGRLIECLDYALDTNGVDVVLVAYNFGQDPAFHQGLTRSFDFIARQPDLPRVLLKAKAKGVGVIAMKTLMGARLNDMRPFEKGGATFAQAAFRWVLSGRNVDALIISMTSGSSIDEYLGASGWQSAASDDLPLLKRYARMNGATHCRHGCQDCLSACPYGVQIGEVLRTRMYAVDYGDMTLARSEYAMLSNNAAPCLTCAAQPCRNACSHGLPIARLLTPMHRMLTS, from the coding sequence GTGAGCAGCCCGAGTAGTGAGGATCGGCTCGGACGCCGCGAGCTCCTGCAGCGGGGAGCGCTGGCGGGCCTCGGCATGAGCCTGCTTCCTCTGCGGGCATCCGCCCAGCCGGCGCCTCGGGGCGCGGGCAAGGTGCAGCGCTACGTCACCCTCGGCCGCACGGGGATGCAGATCTCCGATATCTCCTTCGGCGGAAGCCGGCTCGGAGCGGGCGAGGGCGACGTCGTCCGGCATGCTCTCGATAGAGGCATCAACTACTTCGACATCGCGGACAGCTACCGGGGCGGTGACTCGGAGACGACCGTCGGCGAGGCCCTGCGCGGCAAGCGCGACCGCGTCTACCTCGCGTCGAAGACCTACACGGGTCCCAGCGACCGCCGGGACTCCATGATGCGCTCGCTGGAGCAGAGCCTCCGGCGGCTCCGCACGGATTACGTGGATGTCTATTTCAACCACGCCGTCAACGACCTGGAGAGGCTGAAGAACCCCGAGTGGCACGAGTTCACCGTGCGCGCCAAGCAGCAGGGCAAGATCCGCTTCGTGGGTATGTCCGGCCACGCGGGACGGCTGATCGAATGCCTGGACTATGCCCTGGACACCAACGGCGTGGACGTCGTCCTCGTGGCCTACAACTTCGGCCAGGACCCCGCTTTCCACCAGGGATTGACGCGCTCGTTCGATTTCATCGCGCGCCAGCCCGACCTGCCCCGCGTTCTGCTGAAAGCGAAGGCCAAGGGCGTGGGCGTGATCGCCATGAAGACCCTGATGGGGGCGCGCCTCAACGACATGCGACCCTTCGAGAAGGGTGGCGCCACCTTCGCCCAGGCGGCCTTCCGCTGGGTGCTCTCGGGACGGAACGTGGACGCGCTGATCATCTCCATGACGAGCGGGAGCTCGATCGACGAGTACCTCGGGGCCTCGGGCTGGCAATCAGCGGCCAGCGACGATCTGCCGCTGCTGAAGCGCTACGCCCGGATGAACGGCGCCACCCACTGCCGCCACGGATGCCAGGATTGCCTGAGCGCCTGTCCGTACGGAGTACAGATCGGCGAGGTGCTGCGGACCCGGATGTACGCCGTGGACTATGGCGACATGACGCTCGCGCGCAGCGAGTACGCCATGCTTTCCAACAACGCCGCCCCCTGCTTGACGTGCGCGGCCCAGCCCTGCCGGAACGCCTGCAGCCATGGGCTGCCCATCGCGCGTCTCCTGACCCCGATGCACAGAATGCTCACGAGCTGA